The following coding sequences are from one Leptolyngbya sp. NIES-3755 window:
- a CDS encoding hypothetical protein (similar to AA sequence:cyanobase_aa:slr7023), which yields MFYLVYLLALLIVVWSLPTVIPIYLAFIYLVLRTIVRLALWIVDLFRFRFLRSDRWCYIHFDPVISQAKTTFSINIFTYQAIVLITLLILLLYILIARLWSTLHDIYAAKDPGTEPEQLRQIAEIGAKRCCRAIALNPNTPSDLLLQLGRRFPREVLNNPIFNLMLLEDPNLIETIPKPTLARLLLQSKISVGFIERSAALSDSTPEIATAIALHPKTPDEILHQLSNHSDPQVRKRAIRHLRDRLR from the coding sequence ATGTTCTATCTAGTCTACTTACTTGCTCTTCTCATTGTTGTGTGGTCACTTCCTACAGTGATTCCCATCTATTTAGCATTCATTTATCTTGTACTAAGAACGATTGTTAGACTAGCGCTATGGATCGTTGATTTATTTCGTTTCCGGTTTCTCAGGTCCGATCGCTGGTGTTACATTCATTTTGATCCGGTCATTTCTCAAGCAAAAACAACCTTTAGTATCAATATTTTTACTTATCAAGCTATTGTTCTCATCACCCTTTTGATTTTATTGTTATACATTCTTATAGCTCGGCTTTGGTCAACACTTCACGATATTTACGCTGCGAAAGATCCTGGAACAGAGCCAGAACAACTTAGACAAATTGCAGAGATTGGAGCAAAACGATGCTGTCGAGCGATCGCACTCAATCCAAACACACCATCCGATCTCTTACTTCAATTGGGAAGAAGGTTTCCCAGAGAAGTCTTGAACAATCCAATCTTTAATTTGATGCTACTGGAAGACCCGAATTTAATTGAAACCATCCCAAAACCAACGTTAGCTCGTCTGCTTTTACAATCAAAGATTTCTGTGGGTTTCATCGAACGTTCTGCCGCACTTTCAGATTCAACTCCAGAGATAGCAACCGCGATCGCATTACATCCTAAAACTCCAGATGAGATTCTGCATCAGTTGTCAAATCACTCTGATCCACAAGTTCGCAAACGGGCTATCCGACATCTACGCGATCGATTGCGATAA
- a CDS encoding hypothetical protein (similar to AA sequence:cyanobase_aa:Ava_4373) → MPTIKIDHLQPAGAELFQDSESYLNELSSEDTRVVGGDAQVVFISVVTQTIGVNSQVTVSMGISLQSLSVVSVVRSLPRF, encoded by the coding sequence GTGCCTACTATCAAAATTGATCATCTACAGCCCGCGGGTGCTGAGTTGTTCCAGGACTCAGAAAGCTACCTCAATGAACTGAGTAGTGAAGATACGAGAGTTGTGGGTGGCGATGCTCAGGTTGTCTTTATCAGTGTGGTGACGCAAACGATCGGGGTGAATAGTCAAGTGACGGTTTCAATGGGAATTAGTCTTCAGAGTCTCTCGGTCGTGAGTGTCGTGAGGTCTCTGCCTAGATTTTAG
- a CDS encoding hypothetical protein (similar to AA sequence:cyanobase_aa:Ava_4376), with translation MASIKISELRPVGSELFQDSESFLNELNDRDLDIRGGGDVNISVLSQFTASIGISIKTASVVTVKTYNSPYSVFF, from the coding sequence ATGGCTAGTATCAAAATCTCTGAATTGCGCCCAGTTGGATCTGAACTGTTTCAAGATTCTGAGAGCTTTCTGAACGAGTTGAACGATCGAGATCTCGACATTCGCGGTGGTGGCGATGTGAACATTAGTGTTCTGAGCCAATTTACAGCGAGTATCGGTATCTCGATCAAGACCGCCTCTGTTGTAACGGTGAAAACCTATAACAGTCCTTATTCGGTCTTCTTCTAA
- a CDS encoding hypothetical protein (similar to AA sequence:cyanobase_aa:Ava_4376) — translation MASIKISELRPVGSELFQDSESFLNELNDRDLDIRGGGDVNISVLSQYSYSYGISILTQSVVTVKTYNSPKSFFF, via the coding sequence ATGGCTAGTATTAAAATCTCTGAATTGCGCCCGGTCGGATCTGAACTGTTCCAAGACTCTGAAAGCTTTCTGAACGAGTTGAACGATCGAGATCTCGACATTCGCGGTGGTGGCGATGTGAACATTAGTGTTCTGAGCCAGTACAGCTACAGTTACGGTATCTCGATCCTGACTCAGAGCGTAGTCACGGTGAAGACCTACAACAGTCCCAAATCCTTCTTTTTCTAA
- a CDS encoding hypothetical protein (similar to AA sequence:cyanobase_aa:sll7028), with protein sequence MKSPFFATLALFARFIPDPNCPTAATDGKDVFFNETFLRSLPTAQQDGVFLHEVLHAALMHVLRRGVRDPELWNVAADIVVNGMIAAQGVFELPSGTLRDAKLEMLNVEEIYELLLKEVERRRCSMPDLREGSGNCDSLSQAQKAALENHWRNALQQATVMARSTKQGTLPAGIDRELGLLTSPQLDWRSYLWRYLVQTPTDFSGFDRRFIGRGLYLETLQGESVQVYVAVDTSGSIDELQLSLFLNEVYGILNSYPHLLCELYYVDADAYGPYELKLDDSLPRPQGGGGTDFVPFFEKVNARWDGQSQAVCVYLTDGYGNFPPEAPELSVLWVVTAGGLALEQFPFGEAVRLFSA encoded by the coding sequence ATGAAGTCGCCGTTTTTCGCAACCTTGGCATTGTTCGCTCGATTTATTCCCGATCCGAACTGTCCCACTGCGGCAACTGATGGTAAAGATGTGTTTTTTAATGAAACATTTTTACGATCGCTTCCCACCGCTCAACAAGATGGCGTTTTCCTTCATGAAGTGCTCCATGCTGCATTGATGCACGTCTTACGTCGAGGAGTGCGTGATCCAGAACTATGGAACGTTGCAGCAGATATTGTTGTGAATGGCATGATCGCAGCACAGGGAGTGTTTGAATTGCCATCAGGAACTCTCCGAGATGCAAAGCTAGAAATGTTAAACGTGGAAGAGATTTATGAACTCTTGCTCAAAGAAGTAGAACGTCGTCGCTGTTCGATGCCAGATTTGCGTGAGGGGAGCGGGAACTGTGATAGTTTGTCGCAAGCTCAGAAAGCAGCATTGGAAAATCATTGGCGGAATGCACTTCAGCAGGCAACCGTGATGGCTCGATCGACAAAACAAGGAACGCTGCCAGCAGGAATCGATCGAGAACTTGGACTGCTAACTTCACCCCAGTTAGATTGGCGATCGTATCTCTGGCGTTATTTAGTACAAACTCCAACCGATTTTTCAGGCTTCGATCGACGGTTCATCGGACGAGGATTGTATCTCGAAACCTTGCAGGGGGAATCCGTTCAAGTGTATGTGGCAGTGGATACGAGTGGGTCGATCGATGAACTACAGCTAAGCTTATTTCTCAATGAAGTGTACGGAATTTTGAACTCGTATCCTCATTTGCTCTGTGAGCTTTACTATGTGGATGCAGATGCGTATGGACCCTACGAACTAAAGTTAGATGATTCTTTGCCGAGACCCCAAGGCGGCGGAGGAACTGATTTTGTACCGTTTTTTGAGAAAGTGAATGCTCGGTGGGATGGGCAATCTCAAGCCGTCTGTGTCTACCTCACGGATGGATATGGCAACTTTCCGCCCGAAGCTCCAGAACTTTCTGTGTTGTGGGTGGTGACTGCTGGAGGATTGGCATTAGAGCAGTTTCCCTTTGGTGAAGCGGTGCGCTTATTTTCGGCTTGA
- a CDS encoding hypothetical protein (similar to AA sequence:cyanobase_aa:sll7029) has protein sequence MTPAELKTYLDRLVRQHLQISTMIWGAPGIGKSSIVSQVTKEHQIEFVDVRLSQLAPTDLRGLPVAEDGISKWYPPEFLPHTGKGILFLDEINMAPPAMQGMAQQLILDRRVGSYIVPDGWFVWAAGNRKEDRAAVFDMPAPLANRFLHLQVEPDFDSFKAYALETGVHEQIIAFLSYRPALLHKIDPQQPAWCSPRSWVMASALHQAKLSIAPAIGVGAEAEFLAFLALYQNLPDLVLILAGNGDRVSFPIEPSARFATAIGLTVRAIDATQAYNAFTWISRVATAEWVQLFAVDLFRVMRSRGQMGALAKLVQRDPQLQKFLKDFQQLIGL, from the coding sequence ATGACTCCTGCGGAACTCAAAACCTACCTCGATCGCTTAGTGCGTCAACATCTACAAATCAGCACCATGATCTGGGGAGCACCTGGAATCGGTAAATCGAGCATTGTGAGTCAAGTCACCAAAGAGCATCAAATCGAGTTCGTAGATGTCCGCCTGAGTCAACTTGCACCCACTGATTTACGTGGCTTACCTGTGGCAGAGGATGGAATCTCTAAATGGTATCCGCCTGAATTCTTGCCGCATACAGGGAAAGGCATTTTGTTCCTTGATGAGATCAACATGGCTCCCCCTGCAATGCAAGGAATGGCACAGCAATTGATTCTCGATCGACGAGTCGGTTCTTACATTGTTCCTGATGGCTGGTTTGTCTGGGCAGCAGGCAACCGCAAAGAAGATCGTGCAGCCGTGTTTGATATGCCTGCTCCACTCGCGAATCGATTCTTGCATCTACAAGTTGAACCTGATTTCGATAGCTTCAAAGCCTATGCTCTAGAAACTGGAGTGCATGAACAAATCATTGCTTTCTTGTCTTACCGTCCAGCACTATTGCATAAGATTGACCCACAACAACCTGCTTGGTGTTCTCCTCGATCATGGGTGATGGCGAGTGCATTACACCAAGCAAAACTGAGTATTGCACCTGCCATTGGAGTTGGAGCAGAAGCGGAATTTCTAGCATTTTTAGCGCTGTATCAGAACTTGCCAGACTTAGTTTTGATTTTGGCAGGAAATGGCGATCGTGTAAGTTTTCCAATAGAGCCATCTGCGAGATTTGCAACAGCGATCGGGCTTACGGTTCGAGCGATCGATGCCACTCAAGCTTACAATGCGTTCACTTGGATCAGTCGAGTTGCCACTGCGGAATGGGTACAGCTCTTCGCTGTAGATTTATTCCGAGTGATGCGAAGCCGGGGACAGATGGGAGCATTAGCAAAGTTAGTTCAGCGAGATCCACAGCTACAAAAATTCTTAAAAGACTTCCAACAATTGATCGGGCTATGA
- a CDS encoding hypothetical protein (hypothetical protein FJSC11DRAFT_4325;~similar to AA sequence:cyanobase_aa:LBDG_00720): MLIKVLFAIAGMMLLVIIALLITQAQSNADLEQTWKTLHSKSDSIEFFSKTMIADQPEPVQRYFLHAIAPGTALSSSVHLTMSGTIRLAPNQDWMPMQAEELLSMQGFIWKAKAGQGMMQMQGADYYTHGAGRMRFSLWGLIPVVNAQNSDVMRSAIGRWIGESFWLPSALLPSRGVSWSAIDDHTIQAMIKADNQSIALTFVIDDQGRLLQSSFLRWGNQTEDQQYTEIPFGGEYTAERSFGGYTIPSQMGAGWWIGTERYFEFFRTSIEQAEFE; encoded by the coding sequence ATGTTGATCAAAGTCTTATTTGCGATCGCTGGAATGATGTTGCTAGTGATCATCGCTCTCTTGATTACACAAGCACAAAGTAATGCTGACCTCGAACAGACTTGGAAAACGCTTCACTCCAAATCAGACTCGATCGAGTTCTTTAGCAAGACGATGATTGCTGATCAACCTGAACCTGTGCAGCGATATTTTCTTCATGCGATCGCACCAGGAACGGCTCTCTCCTCTTCAGTTCATCTCACGATGAGTGGAACGATTCGACTCGCACCAAATCAAGACTGGATGCCGATGCAAGCAGAAGAATTACTTTCGATGCAAGGATTCATTTGGAAAGCTAAAGCAGGTCAGGGAATGATGCAAATGCAAGGAGCCGATTACTATACGCATGGAGCGGGACGGATGCGGTTCTCGCTTTGGGGCTTGATTCCAGTGGTGAATGCTCAAAATTCTGATGTGATGCGTTCTGCGATCGGAAGATGGATCGGGGAGTCTTTTTGGCTTCCGTCTGCATTGCTGCCTTCGCGGGGTGTGAGTTGGAGCGCGATCGATGACCACACGATTCAAGCCATGATTAAGGCAGACAATCAATCGATCGCTTTAACCTTTGTGATTGATGATCAAGGTCGATTGCTTCAGAGTTCTTTTCTGCGCTGGGGTAATCAAACTGAGGATCAACAATACACCGAGATTCCATTTGGTGGAGAGTACACAGCCGAACGCAGCTTTGGTGGATATACGATTCCCTCACAAATGGGGGCAGGTTGGTGGATTGGAACAGAGCGCTACTTTGAATTTTTTCGGACATCGATCGAGCAAGCTGAATTTGAATGA
- a CDS encoding hypothetical protein (similar to AA sequence:cyanobase_aa:PCC7424_0422) encodes MSQIKISALSPAGSELFQDAESFLQDLAPSDLQDVAGGLADVVGLSIVVHPVLSLQYYSGVVQTNVTVSVAIGFQTASILSIAH; translated from the coding sequence ATGTCTCAGATTAAAATTTCTGCTTTATCTCCGGCAGGCTCTGAACTCTTTCAGGATGCTGAGAGTTTTCTACAGGATCTAGCCCCATCAGACTTACAAGATGTGGCGGGTGGTCTTGCTGATGTTGTCGGTTTGTCGATCGTGGTTCATCCGGTTCTCAGTCTTCAATACTACTCCGGGGTTGTTCAAACTAACGTAACGGTCTCTGTTGCGATCGGTTTTCAAACAGCTTCAATTTTGTCGATCGCTCATTAA
- a CDS encoding glutaminase superfamily protein (similar to AA sequence:cyanobase_aa:LBDG_23650), whose product MALAHLTQADLDSWVAQARRFTLQGRLPDYIPQLAQVDPRLLAVHVSADQSFVSGDFAQPFVLMSVIKPFLLLFLLEQVGSDRVFQYVRTEPSDQPFHSIAQLKSDDGHPRNPMINSGAIALTGLMPKTSGSERCEAFRRWLNDRAQTRFVLDEKALNSVRSLPNQTNRAIADILVQRELLDRVDLALDTYNQLCCLSGTIADLAQLGLLLAKPQGKISPVHQQMVSALMLTCGLYEVSGRFAVRVGLPMKSGVSGALLAIVPKQGAIACYSPAIDKVGNSVAGLFLVEKLAQELGLSVFR is encoded by the coding sequence ATGGCACTGGCACATCTAACACAGGCTGATCTCGATTCGTGGGTGGCTCAAGCCCGCCGATTCACGCTTCAAGGACGATTGCCAGACTATATTCCGCAATTAGCACAGGTTGATCCGCGATTGTTAGCAGTTCATGTGAGCGCGGATCAAAGCTTTGTGTCGGGTGATTTTGCTCAGCCGTTTGTCTTAATGAGCGTGATTAAGCCGTTCTTGCTGTTGTTCCTTTTAGAGCAGGTCGGGAGCGATCGCGTTTTTCAATACGTGAGAACGGAACCATCGGATCAGCCCTTTCATTCGATCGCACAATTGAAGAGCGATGACGGACATCCACGCAATCCAATGATTAACAGTGGTGCGATCGCGCTGACGGGATTAATGCCGAAAACATCAGGTTCTGAGCGATGTGAAGCATTTCGGAGATGGTTGAACGATCGCGCTCAAACTCGATTTGTTTTAGATGAGAAAGCTTTGAACTCGGTGCGATCGCTGCCGAATCAAACGAATCGTGCGATCGCGGATATTTTAGTGCAGCGAGAATTGCTCGATCGAGTGGATCTCGCGCTCGATACGTACAATCAGCTTTGTTGTCTATCGGGGACGATCGCGGATTTAGCTCAGTTGGGTTTGTTGCTGGCGAAACCGCAGGGAAAAATTTCTCCAGTTCATCAGCAAATGGTGTCGGCATTAATGCTGACTTGTGGACTGTATGAGGTTTCAGGACGATTCGCGGTGAGAGTGGGATTACCGATGAAATCTGGGGTAAGTGGGGCACTGTTGGCGATCGTTCCAAAGCAAGGCGCGATCGCCTGTTACAGTCCTGCGATCGATAAAGTAGGCAATTCGGTTGCTGGATTGTTTTTGGTGGAGAAACTGGCTCAAGAATTAGGATTAAGCGTGTTTCGCTAA
- a CDS encoding hypothetical protein (similar to AA sequence:cyanobase_aa:Ava_4376): MASIKISELRPVGSELFQDSESFLNELNDRDLDIRGGGDVNISVLSQYTASVGISIYTQSVVTVKTYNSPKTFFF, translated from the coding sequence ATGGCTAGCATCAAAATTTCTGAATTGCGCCCAGTTGGATCTGAATTGTTCCAAGACTCTGAAAGCTTTCTGAACGAGTTGAACGATCGAGATCTCGACATTCGCGGTGGTGGCGATGTGAACATTAGTGTTCTAAGCCAATATACAGCGAGTGTCGGTATTTCGATTTACACGCAGAGTGTGGTCACGGTGAAGACCTACAACAGTCCCAAAACCTTCTTCTTTTAA
- a CDS encoding leucine rich repeat variant (similar to AA sequence:cyanobase_aa:Cyan7425_4105), with product MSEFTNPGFEARFTLAQAETTPPEVLAKLAIDTHAKIRRAVALNPSTPIKSLLRLGKEFPNEIIENPIFFLLLLEDPESQFVRLSLARSTTTDEAKLIQLFEENDPDIRCAIAQNPNAPLSLLVRFVQESYQRYDDGSGTTEKVNRILRGFVQNPDTVASILEELAYLSDPELTQAVLQHPNVSETAIAIIQAMRGQRGIPSAILDQLVNHQHHYVRYVILAHPDLAPEHLLKLAEDTELYWDLLDRRETLPTLVIDRIAEKTFQILMSPAPALHAAEMIVLWIARHRNTSIALLQAFASNQPDYLYQHWGEQQFQNFRAAVARNSSTPTFVLRKLSRDLKAEVRDTAKTALRSRKLSES from the coding sequence ATGTCTGAATTCACAAATCCAGGGTTTGAAGCGCGTTTTACACTGGCACAGGCAGAAACCACACCGCCCGAAGTTCTCGCAAAATTAGCGATCGATACCCACGCTAAAATCCGCAGAGCTGTTGCCCTCAATCCAAGTACTCCGATCAAGAGCTTGCTGAGATTAGGCAAAGAATTTCCGAATGAAATCATTGAAAATCCAATCTTTTTTTTGCTGTTGCTCGAAGATCCAGAAAGCCAGTTTGTACGACTCTCTTTAGCTCGGAGTACTACGACAGATGAAGCAAAACTGATTCAATTATTCGAGGAAAACGACCCAGACATTCGCTGTGCGATCGCACAAAATCCCAATGCGCCGCTCTCTCTCTTAGTCAGATTTGTTCAGGAATCTTATCAACGGTACGACGATGGCTCAGGAACGACTGAAAAGGTCAATCGAATCCTGCGTGGATTTGTACAAAATCCTGACACTGTGGCATCTATTCTTGAAGAACTTGCCTATTTGAGTGATCCAGAGTTAACGCAAGCGGTCTTACAGCACCCCAATGTCTCGGAGACTGCGATCGCAATTATTCAGGCGATGCGAGGACAGCGCGGAATTCCAAGTGCAATCCTCGATCAGTTAGTCAATCATCAACATCACTATGTGCGATACGTCATCCTTGCTCATCCTGATTTAGCTCCAGAGCACCTATTAAAGCTTGCAGAAGATACAGAACTCTATTGGGATTTGCTCGATCGTCGAGAAACATTACCGACACTGGTGATTGATCGAATTGCTGAGAAAACCTTTCAGATATTAATGTCGCCTGCTCCCGCGCTCCATGCAGCAGAGATGATTGTGCTCTGGATTGCTCGACATCGTAATACCTCGATCGCACTATTGCAAGCATTCGCTTCAAATCAGCCCGATTATCTTTATCAACACTGGGGTGAACAACAGTTTCAGAACTTTCGTGCGGCAGTTGCTCGAAATTCAAGTACTCCTACTTTCGTTCTCAGAAAATTGAGTCGTGACCTCAAAGCAGAAGTTCGTGATACAGCGAAAACGGCTCTGCGATCGAGAAAATTGAGTGAGTCGTAA
- a CDS encoding microcompartments protein (similar to AA sequence:cyanobase_aa:LBDG_23640), which translates to MAKAVGMVEVRGLPPALAVADVMVKAARVTLVEMEKVSGAYVTIVVRGDVSEVKISVEAGLEAAKKMQAYKEGDKLFLSSHYIPRPNENLMVVLPIEYSERTEEFNQV; encoded by the coding sequence ATGGCGAAAGCGGTTGGAATGGTCGAGGTGCGTGGATTGCCGCCCGCGTTGGCTGTTGCGGATGTGATGGTCAAAGCCGCACGAGTTACACTGGTCGAAATGGAAAAGGTGAGTGGCGCTTACGTCACGATCGTGGTTCGAGGCGATGTGTCCGAAGTAAAAATTTCCGTGGAAGCGGGATTGGAAGCCGCGAAGAAAATGCAGGCTTACAAAGAAGGCGATAAGCTCTTCCTGTCGTCTCACTACATTCCGCGCCCGAACGAAAATTTGATGGTGGTGTTACCGATCGAATACAGCGAACGCACGGAAGAATTTAACCAGGTCTGA
- a CDS encoding hypothetical protein (conserved hypothetical protein;~similar to AA sequence:cyanobase_aa:LBDG_02870), protein MRTVTRITDWLESHWINPAYSGWLLGAMGIFFFLAATNSMSGWLYVMSGIVFALMTIAAFLSRQSLKGLTITRRPIQPISAGEPLTIELLIQNSTRQRKSLIQAEDRISSVLGSPAQRVIEMINPTHSYYWVYQHSATRRGIFRWHEVQLRSAAPLGLFWCRKTISVNAIALIYPKVFPLQRCPLIDQLGQQNSMQLQSQRAKAATEGMTRSLRPYRWGDPMRMIHWRSSARYGELRVRELETFTTGQEIVIAIDSAANWEPEAFEEAISAAASLYFYGDRQRLTMRLWTAGTGLIQGQQPVLETLAEIQANEESKVQPLPEATIVWLTQNPNSLNTLPNGSRWLLWSNKTSGSAHSGIVVEKTRSLQSQLQDNL, encoded by the coding sequence GGCTTGAATCTCATTGGATTAATCCTGCCTATAGCGGTTGGTTGCTTGGCGCAATGGGAATTTTCTTTTTCCTCGCCGCCACCAATTCAATGTCGGGCTGGCTGTACGTCATGAGTGGAATCGTTTTTGCGCTGATGACGATCGCTGCTTTTCTATCGCGCCAATCCTTGAAAGGACTCACGATCACTCGTCGTCCCATCCAACCGATTAGCGCTGGAGAACCGTTAACGATCGAGCTTTTGATCCAGAATTCAACTCGTCAACGAAAGAGCCTAATTCAAGCTGAAGATCGGATTTCTTCAGTCCTCGGATCGCCCGCTCAGAGAGTGATTGAGATGATTAATCCAACTCATTCCTATTACTGGGTTTATCAGCATTCCGCCACTCGACGCGGCATTTTTCGCTGGCATGAAGTTCAACTGAGATCGGCGGCTCCACTCGGATTATTTTGGTGTCGTAAAACCATTTCAGTGAATGCGATCGCGCTGATTTATCCAAAGGTTTTCCCGCTGCAACGCTGCCCTTTGATTGATCAACTCGGACAGCAAAATAGTATGCAGCTTCAATCTCAACGCGCAAAAGCGGCAACTGAAGGGATGACTCGATCCCTGAGACCGTATCGTTGGGGTGATCCAATGCGGATGATTCATTGGCGCAGTAGTGCTCGTTACGGAGAATTACGGGTACGAGAATTAGAAACATTCACAACGGGGCAAGAAATTGTCATTGCGATCGACAGTGCCGCAAATTGGGAACCTGAAGCGTTTGAAGAAGCGATTAGTGCAGCGGCATCTTTATATTTTTATGGCGATCGACAAAGATTAACAATGCGACTCTGGACAGCAGGAACCGGATTGATTCAAGGACAACAACCCGTTTTAGAAACATTGGCGGAGATTCAAGCCAATGAAGAATCGAAAGTGCAACCTTTACCCGAAGCAACGATCGTTTGGCTCACTCAAAATCCGAACAGCTTAAACACATTACCGAATGGCAGTCGATGGCTGTTGTGGAGCAATAAAACATCCGGTTCAGCACATTCAGGAATTGTGGTGGAAAAAACTCGATCGTTGCAATCTCAACTCCAAGACAACCTTTAG
- a CDS encoding hypothetical protein (similar to AA sequence:cyanobase_aa:Npun_F6009) → MVQADPNRATLPSSAELPCSDDIPVDNENQNFIPNVLRFLLEFIWRDRMDWFYAVNMGVYHTTGVNPRVPIVPDAFLCLGVERRKQSLQGRGRSSYVTWEENYIPPILTLEVVSQTYGGEYDDKMQIYAGLGVLYYVIYNPEFWRRDQHQPFEVYKLINGSYQLQIGEPLWMPEVGLGLGRFRCETAPVNQEALSWFDGANTRYLLAEERLTQERQRAEQERQRAEQEQERAEQERQRAEQERQTRLNAASSLLSMGLSVEQVAEALSLSIDEVQSRSQS, encoded by the coding sequence ATGGTTCAAGCTGATCCCAATCGCGCAACTTTACCATCAAGTGCCGAACTTCCCTGTTCAGATGATATTCCTGTGGATAACGAGAATCAGAATTTTATTCCTAATGTATTGCGGTTTCTACTGGAATTCATTTGGCGAGACCGAATGGACTGGTTTTATGCAGTCAACATGGGCGTTTATCATACGACAGGCGTGAACCCTAGAGTGCCGATCGTACCCGATGCGTTTCTTTGTCTTGGGGTGGAACGGCGCAAACAAAGTCTTCAGGGAAGAGGTCGATCGAGCTATGTGACCTGGGAAGAGAATTATATTCCGCCGATTCTGACACTCGAAGTGGTTTCTCAAACCTACGGGGGCGAGTACGATGACAAAATGCAGATTTATGCAGGGCTGGGGGTCTTGTACTATGTGATTTACAATCCTGAGTTTTGGCGGCGTGACCAGCATCAACCGTTTGAAGTCTATAAATTGATCAATGGCTCTTATCAGCTACAGATCGGTGAACCGTTGTGGATGCCAGAAGTCGGATTAGGACTTGGACGATTTCGATGTGAAACTGCACCTGTGAATCAAGAAGCATTGTCTTGGTTTGATGGCGCGAACACTCGTTATTTGTTAGCGGAGGAGCGTCTTACACAAGAACGACAACGAGCAGAACAAGAACGACAACGAGCAGAACAAGAACAAGAACGAGCAGAACAAGAACGACAACGAGCAGAACAAGAACGACAGACTAGACTAAATGCCGCATCGAGTCTCTTAAGTATGGGTCTCAGTGTTGAACAGGTGGCTGAAGCCTTGAGTTTATCGATCGACGAAGTGCAAAGTCGATCTCAGAGCTAA